The DNA window GGTGTACTTAGGAGGTGGTAATTGAGCGAGAGTGGCGTGGTTGATGGCTAAAGAGCGTTGCCATCGCTTTTTTTTGGCATagcattttttcctccatttccttcTGAGATTACCATGGAGATGGTTTGGAAATGAAGGAGAAAACTCTTCCATGTTTTGTGGAGATAGGCAAGATATTGTGAGGAGGCGTTATGGAAATAGATGaacggaagaaaagaaaaaaaagaaaatgcgacAGGATGAAGGCGAAACTGATCTGAGGTGCGACGCAGATTCAGAAGTGCGCAAATTCTGAAAGGTCTGATACGTAAAAAGATGAATATTATAAAGCACGTATCTAGAGAGGATGTCCAAAGGCTGTTTTTTAGAGAGCGGAAATTCTGGGAAAGAGCTCAAACAAAAAGAGATGAATGATCAGGAGGGACTCACGAGAAGAAATGTATGCTTATTTATACCGCATGAattgaatttaatttaaataacttaGAAGGTCTTAAAGTTTAGTTTTTGGGGAGGAAACAGCcgaagaaaaaaagaataaaataaaaaaaattactaagaGGCAgggaaaaaaccttttttttagttttaaggTGTTTTGGATACAGTGAAGGGTCGGACTCTATACACAATATATGCCGTTTACTCTTTCAGAAGAGCTTGGCATAGCGCTTGAATATGCATCCTAACATGGCACGTGCATCGCACAACCACAGACGTTATTCGTCAAGCGTGCGTCCCCGCGTAAGAGATTCATACTACAAGACATCGGTTAAGGATTCTGAGTTGTACAGTACAGCTGTCGATTCGTCTAAGAcaccaaaaattgatttttttggcCGTGATCACCGGCCGGTAGCAACGAACGAACGAGAAAAGTTGCGTTCGTCCTCGACTCGAGAAGATAGCCAGGAGGAGGAACAGAGAATATCTGAGCTATCTGCCCTGAAGAAAGAGATTGCGAGCTTAGACTCAGAAAGAGCAAAGGTGTTGGCAAATTTGAAGTTCTTGTCGAAAGCGCTGAATTTGGATTTCAGGTATTTGAATGAGTACTACGGTACCAGGAGTTACCGGCGAAGAGAACAAGAGCATGATAAAACTGAGAAACAATCTCAGGTATTGGAAGAGGTGAAAACGAACAATATAAATGATATCACAACAGAGTCAATCACAGAGACGGCCAAAACTGAAGAAGATATTTTGGCACCCGACCAATCATTGTCGAAGCATTCTTTGCATTCTTCAGATTCTTCTCATGTCGATCAGCAAAATGAATGGACTAACTCTGATTCTAATACGCACTGGGATAAAGATGACTCACATTATTCTCCACAAAAACACTCATCTCCTCAGTCTCCTCCATCTAATAATAAACCGGATTCTTCCTCCGGTTCCTCTTCCCCTGTTTCCTATACGAGCCGTAAACgctctcctccttctctctcttcttctccccCTCCTAAATCCAAACTACTATCCGAGACTCACAATTCTCGCGACTCCTCCGCTCCCCGCCTTGCCGTCGCCCCACGCGACAAGCTTCTGTTTCATAACCTTCTCCTCGGTACTCTCAAAGTTGCCCAAAAGGATATCGAACGTGACGTTATCGCCAAGTCTAGACTAGAGACTGAATTCCGAATCGAAGATCGCGTCGCCGATGAAGCCCAGCGCGCTGCTGAATCTAAAAGAAAACAAGATGAAATCGCTAGACAAGAAGCCTTTGAAAAGCTCCATCAACTCAACCAACTCATCAttgaaaaacaaacacttttttctGTATGTTTTCATCTCCTCTCTTTTTTCCCCTCATCTCCCTCTTCCTAATATTCTTTATTTTCTTGAATAGGATTTGCTTTGGACTGACCACATCTCCAGGCTCAGAGATGAGAAGTGGCTCGTTACCCAAACTCATCCTCCTCTCTACTTCCTACCCGCTTCCGACTTGTCTATCAATTTCCTcgaaagtcacaaaagccagccaccacacacacgcacacttatCCAAATTCATAAGTCATGCCTTGAATTCCctaactctctctctcttgctAATAGCGAAAGTAGTACTTAGCGCACTTGATACATATATATTTCGCAGCTTCTCTCTCCACGATTTTTGGTCATGTACATAGGTAGCATAATGTCTCCACCAAAATAAAATAGATCTTTTTCAAAACTACAAAAAATGCATCTTTCATCGCAGACGCGACTCATATTACCTTCTTTTTGTAAAGAGCAATACTACTCGTGTACAGCCTCAGCGCTATGCTGCCGTGTAGACGCTACCCTGTTTCAGTGTATATAGTCCCTATTATAAATATTGGATATATATGAATTTAGGCTATTCATTGAAGCTTAGAGTTTTATAAACATTAAtatgatttaaaattttttatgttgtaCATTTACAGAAATCAATAAATTTGCAGAATTTGATTATtcgaattatttttcatttatattttaatcTACATATCGTAATAGGAATAATGATGAAAAAACGTGATTAAGTGAATGCGTGTACAATATTAAACAATATACTATTTTTTaacttataataatttaataaaataaataaactagaaaagttaattaaataaatatatttcgaatattaatttattaaacgaaaaaaaaactgattttgcaTTTCGTAATCCTTCTTACATGTACAAGGTCTCGTTCTATCCTTTATGGAGCTGAGTAGTGCAGAATTTTTTCGCCAGGCCCCAGAGTCGTTTGATTCACTTCAGCTATCACCCCATGGGCTTATAGCGATTGTAACTAAATTAGCAATATATATTCGCGTAGGTTTTTTTGTACTGGATTATGCCTCATTTGTCGAAGATCTACGTCATTTACTGACGTTAGATATCTTCAGGAATGGAAGACGAATACGTTGTTGGGTTCGGTAACTATGGACCAGATGAATAGCATATTGTCTGATGGTAGATTTACTTTATGTTCGCGAATACTATCGAAATGGGTGGAGACAGATCGACAAGAAGGCAAGACGGAGTTGGATTGGGAAGATTGTTATGAGACTCGTTTTGTCAGTGTCAGATGGTGTCAGAAGAGAGAAGAAGAGGATTTATTAGCAGTGGTATTTGAGAGACATCCAATGAGGAACAAGGGTTTGCTGGGGCCGCATagtggtatgtatgtatgtatcacaTCAGTGTTACCGTGGCGTGTAGATGAGAAGGAAGCGGTGGCATGTGTTGAGATGGTAACAGGGAGGAAGGATTATGTGCCGTCAGGGAGCGTTTCGTGGATAGCGGAGGGTGGCGAGAAGTATTTATGCGTAGGATGTGGAAATTTGGTACAAGTATGGAGAGCGGGAACGAATAAGAGAGAGGGAGAAGGGATAAGGATGGAACTATGCATAGAGTGGTTAGTGGGAGATAAAGATGAGGAAGTGGTGAAATGTCTGAGAGTATATTGGGACGAATCCTTGGCAATGGTAGCAGTAGCATGCgagaagggggcggtggtggcGTGGAGCTGGCCATCAAGAGAGGAGTTTGAAAATAGGGAGGTGCCAAGAGTGAAGTTTAGATACCGGTTCGAATTAGAGATACCGATAGTGCATATTACAGAGGTATGGGTGGTGGATAGAATCAAATTGATGAGTTTTGCGTGTGGTTTATTTATTGGATGGATAGATATGGAGAGTGGGAAATGTTTGGGTCATGTAGCAGCGCACGAAGGGAATGTGACGGCATTAAGGGTGATTCCGCGCGAGGTGTTGCCGACATGGCTAAGCGAATTGAAGAAGTGTAAaaggagagaagaagagaagggTAGTAGATGGAGTCAAAAGGACAAGGAAGATGAAAGAGAAGAAGGCGCAAAGTATTGTGCGGAAGAAGGAGAACAGAAATGGCTGAGAGGAAAGAGGAGCGGGTTGGAGGGCGAGTCAGGGGAATCGGATTTAGTTGTTGCTTGCTCGGATCGATTGCTTGAGCACTGGACTCTGCCGTTAATTGCAAGTGGACACAGTCTGATATCGGCCGGGTTCGACGGTTCGATTCGAGTATGGTACTTACCCAGCCTGGAGGTGCCATTAAAGCCACTTTTGATATATGACATTAGAGTGTCAGAAGGGCCTGTGTATGGGTTGTTATTATCACCAAATTGTTTAGTGGTGTGCGCACTGGTTTCGCAACAAGACCAGGTGGCATGCCAGAACCGCACAGTATCGGCGTTGTTGTTATGTCAGCGCTTAGACTTTATTCCGATGGTAACGGCAGTACGCCGCTTGGTATCGGGTGCTAGCTCGGAGCTTCTTTGGGATGTGAATTCCCGGCGTTTATCTCCGCTGACTGACTCGGTGGGATGTGTTTACTGGgattttatattaattttcaagGTTTGTTCTGAGTCGGCGCTGCTACAGCTCTGGGGTCAGCTCGACCAGCTTCTAGAAAAGGGAATTTGGTCGTCAGAGGcggtaagatttcgggcaatgagATTCGTGCACGTTTTGGCTCTCCGTGTCGCAGGGGCGGCCGAAAAAGAAGAGGGATTTGGAGGTTGGGGGAGGTCTCTTTCGAATCGCTGGGGTAAGTCCGATCGCTTGGAAGAGTACGACGAAGATGTAAATAGTCAGCGAATGAATGGTTTAGAATCTCAAGATTCGGCCTCAGTGGATATAGACGGATGTGACACGTTCGACGAGGGTGCTTCTTCTTTATCGAGCACCCCGGAAGTGCTTCTGTCGCACGTGGCGGCCTATCGTAATGAGTTGCTTGCTCGGTACTGGTGCGACGCATTACAAACCTGGGCGGAGCAACAAAAACTGGAAGTGTTGAGCAACGACGGTTCAGTGCAGCGACGTGAAGGACGAGAGGCTATAGGCGAGAAAGGAGCGGAGGATGCGAATAgtgtaggcaacatcaaggataagccGAATGGTTTCGCCGATGCAGGGAATAGTTTTCGCGATTTAGATTCTTTTGATGATTCGATTTTCATGTATGAGTCCTTGCGATTCATTCTGAATTCCCTATCCGATGAGCGCTATGCGGCATTCGGATATGGAAGCGCTCAGACGGTTAGAGAAGTGGAGTCGTGCTTACGAGAGGCATGCAAGGAGCTGGAGACGGATAACCATCTCGAGGGCAGACGATGTAGTTTTTGCTCCGAGCTCGTTGCGCAAGGCTCAAACGAGTGCTCAAATGGTCACGCGGTTGAGCGCTGCGTTGTCACGAATCAGATTCTGACGTGCCCGGAGGAAGTGAGGAGGTGCTTGATATGCGGCGTGGCGATCAAAGCACCGATGCAGGACTGGCTGTGCCATGCGTGTCCTTACTGCGGAGAGGTTGTATGGTACAGTGTTGTGAAGGTTTGAAGGCTAAGAAAAAAAAGGAGGTGGATGCTCAGGTAGAGGGAAGTGCGCGAAGAGAAAGAGAGATTACAAGGAGAAAGCGCCGGTCCAGCGAGGCGCTACATTGGTTCAGAGAGCGTGGAATGAGCAAGGGGAAGTTCATGTCGGACGGCGCAGAGGTTGGAAAAGGGAGCGCCGGGTGTGCTTTTGTAGAGTGTGCATTGTGGCCGGGAATGGGGCGAAAGATGGATCTGGAGAAGGGGGATTCGATGGATTGAACAAAAGAGGGGTAGAGAGGAGTAGCCGATTTTTATTAGACCGAATTCAGTTTAGATAAATAAAATGGTTGGGTGCGCGAGGAGTGAATTGCTTTCgagttttggtttttttttttgtttggtgggTGAtgtggggtggagaagagtttgtgtaGGATGTCAAATGGGTTCAGTATAAGTGAAGGGGAATGTTCCGGTGCGTTCGTTGATTTTACCGACCCACCAACCGGAGGGGTGTTTTTCTACGACTTCGATGATATCCCCGGCAGAGAAAGCCAGGTCACCGGGTCTTTCGGGGTTGATGCTGAGGGTGGCACGAACCTTTTCATGGGAGGTTGCAGAgttgtgcgagggggtggagacgctcgagggggggggagggacgtaGTTGGGAGGTAATTGGAAGCTAGTGACAGGTAGTTTAGATAGGAACGAATGGTCCTCCAAGAAGGGGAATTGAGTTGTTGATGAGGGTGGGATCGATGATTGAGACGAGGATTTTGATAAGGAGGACGGTGACGGAGATGATTTAGAAGGGGGTGGATGGTGGCCTGAAGAGGGAGGCGCGACAGAGGTTGTGAACGACGGCTGgtagaagacggatgaagacgGGGGGAAAGATGGGAGTGGGAGTCTGCAAGATGGCGGCGAAGAGTTGCGTGGATgtgattgagaagggagcgagGGTGGTTGAGATGAGAAGGATGGTGATGGGAAGTTGGGGGCAGATGAGGTTTTGGAAAGAGACTGAGAGGTGACCGAGGCTACAGTTGAGATTTTGGGTAGAGGTGGTTGATAGGTGGGAGGTGGTGGCAGGTCAGAGGGGGTGCTAGGTTGCTGAGACGGAGGGGGTAGAGATGAGGGCTGAGACGACTTGAGCGAGGGTGGGAGTTTAGGCATAGATGGCTGAGAAGCAGGTAAGGGTGGTTTGGCATGTGATTGAGGTACAGAGGAGGGTGGCTGAGATGAGGGTAGAGATGGCTGACGAGGAGACGGAAATAGTTGGTGTTTGAATGAGGGCATGACATGCGGTGGTGGGGGGGGTATGTGTTGAGGTGGGGGGGGTATGTGTTGAGGGGGTTGTTGAGGTACGATTGGCTCAGATGCAGGTTGAGGCGGATTGCGCACAGGTAGAGGCGGCTTAGTACGTGTGGGTAGAGGCGGCTGAGATGCAGGCACAGGCGGCTGGGACGTGGGTATAGGTGGCCGGGATGCGGGCAAGGACGGCCTACGCACGGATGGGGGTGGCTGAGATGTAGGCGCAGGTGGCTGAGACATAGACATGAGTGGCCTGTGTGTAGATGGAGGTGGCTGAGATGTAGGTGGGGGCAGCTGAGGTGTGTATGTAGGTGGCTGAGGTGTGTACAGAGGTGGCTGGGACGCAGGTATAGGTGGCTGAGATGGTACGGGTGGTTTGTGTACAGATGGGGGCGGCTGAGACGTAGGTGGGGGCAGCTGAGGCGTGTATGTAGGCGGCTGAGCTGCGGGCGTAGGCGGCTGAGGTGTAGGTATGGGTGGCTGAGATGGTACGGGTGGTTTGTGTGCAGATGGGGGCGGCTGAGACGCAGGTGGGGGTAGCTGAGGCGTGTATGTAGGCGGCTGAGTTGCGGGAATAGGCGGCTGAGACGCGGGTGCGGGTGGCTGAGGTCTGGGCGTGGGTGGCTGAGATGCAGTTATGGGTGGTTTGTGTGCAGATGGGGGCGGCTGAGACGCAGGTGGGGGCGGCTGAGACGCAGGTGGGGGCGGCTGAGACGCAGGTGGGGGCAGCTGAGGTGTATATGTAGGTGGTCGAGGTATATACATAGGTGGCTGGGACGTAGGTATAGGTGGTTGAGATGACGCATACGGTTTGTGTGTAGACGATGGGGGTGGCTGGGATGTAGGTGCGAGTGATTGAGATGAAGCATACGGTTTGCGTGTAGACGGTGGGGGTGGCTGGGACACGGGCGTAGAGAGAGGCTGGGCCGCGGCGGGGGCATTGCCAAAGATGGCTTGTTTACTTACGCGGTCGGAGGGGATGCGCGTGGGTTTTTGTCTCAATGGCTCTTTTGTGTTGTTGTCGCCAGAGAGTGAGATTTTATCGAACTTGCTGATCATATCGCTTACTTTGTGGTATTTCGGCTGCGACGAGAGAGCCTGAGGGGCGTCCACAGTCGGAGTTGGAGCGTCCTGGGGAGGTGCGGGTTGAGCCGGCGCGGATGTGAGAGATTTAGGTTGCGCCGGTGGCTTTGCCAAGTTGGCGTTAGGAGGCTTATCGGACGGCTTCGGATGGGAGAAGGTGGGCCTTTGTTTGGGCGTCTGATTCGACTCGAATTTGGAGGCGAGGTGAGTGAAGCTCTGGATCCTGTTGCTGATGGAGGCAGAGGTGCGGGGGTGAGCAGCTGCTTCATTTCGGTCGTTAGGCAGGGCAGACGAAAAAGAGGGTTTGGGCGGCTGAGAACAGGGGTGGCCAACGCTTGGTAGCTTTTTTGAATCCTCGACCTGTATAGCGGGCGCCTGGACGGGCTTCTCGTGGTCCAGTTGATGGTTGGCGTAGAAGTTCATGTCCATAGATTCTATTTTTTCTCGAGACAGGTCGAATTTGGAACGAGCGTTGATCGATAAGTGAATGGCGTATCCGCTGCTCTTCAACATCTGTTGCAATTGGGTCAGGTGGGAGGTCGACAGACCACGAGCGATTCCGGTGACGGATTCTCCACACCAACAAACCAGAATGTATTTTGGGATCTTCGATAAGGTGCGATAATATCCATATTGAATTTTCGACTCATCGAATTCTTCATAGAAATCTTCGAAAGAAGTGCCACTTT is part of the Schistocerca gregaria isolate iqSchGreg1 unplaced genomic scaffold, iqSchGreg1.2 ptg000888l, whole genome shotgun sequence genome and encodes:
- the LOC126324516 gene encoding uncharacterized protein LOC126324516 produces the protein MHPNMARASHNHRRYSSSVRPRVRDSYYKTSVKDSELYSTAVDSSKTPKIDFFGRDHRPVATNEREKLRSSSTREDSQEEEQRISELSALKKEIASLDSERAKVLANLKFLSKALNLDFRYLNEYYGTRSYRRREQEHDKTEKQSQVLEEVKTNNINDITTESITETAKTEEDILAPDQSLSKHSLHSSDSSHVDQQNEWTNSDSNTHWDKDDSHYSPQKHSSPQSPPSNNKPDSSSGSSSPVSYTSRKRSPPSLSSSPPPKSKLLSETHNSRDSSAPRLAVAPRDKLLFHNLLLGTLKVAQKDIERDVIAKSRLETEFRIEDRVADEAQRAAESKRKQDEIARQEAFEKLHQLNQLIIEKQTLFSDLLWTDHISRLRDEKWLVTQTHPPLYFLPASDLSINFLESHKSQPPHTRTLIQIHKSCLEFPNSLSLANSESST
- the LOC126324490 gene encoding uncharacterized protein LOC126324490; its protein translation is MNFYANHQLDHEKPVQAPAIQVEDSKKLPSVGHPCSQPPKPSFSSALPNDRNEAAAHPRTSASISNRIQSFTHLASKFESNQTPKQRPTFSHPKPSDKPPNANLAKPPAQPKSLTSAPAQPAPPQDAPTPTVDAPQALSSQPKYHKVSDMISKFDKISLSGDNNTKEPLRQKPTRIPSDRVSKQAIFGNAPAAAQPLSTPVSQPPPPSTRKPYASSQSLAPTSQPPPSSTHKPYASSQPPIPTSQPPMYIPRPPTYTPQLPPPASQPPPPASQPPPPASQPPPSAHKPPITASQPPTPRPQPPAPASQPPIPATQPPTYTPQLPPPASQPPPSAHKPPVPSQPPIPTPQPPTPAAQPPTYTPQLPPPTSQPPPSVHKPPVPSQPPIPASQPPLYTPQPPTYTPQLPPPTSQPPPSTHRPLMSMSQPPAPTSQPPPSVRRPSLPASRPPIPTSQPPVPASQPPLPTRTKPPLPVRNPPQPASEPIVPQQPPQHIPPPPQHIPPPPPHVMPSFKHQLFPSPRQPSLPSSQPPSSVPQSHAKPPLPASQPSMPKLPPSLKSSQPSSLPPPSQQPSTPSDLPPPPTYQPPLPKISTVASVTSQSLSKTSSAPNFPSPSFSSQPPSLPSQSHPRNSSPPSCRLPLPSFPPSSSVFYQPSFTTSVAPPSSGHHPPPSKSSPSPSSLSKSSSQSSIPPSSTTQFPFLEDHSFLSKLPVTSFQLPPNYVPPPPSSVSTPSHNSATSHEKVRATLSINPERPGDLAFSAGDIIEVVEKHPSGWWVGKINERTGTFPFTYTEPI